Genomic DNA from Chaetodon auriga isolate fChaAug3 chromosome 18, fChaAug3.hap1, whole genome shotgun sequence:
ttagaaaataaaaaccaaacatgaGTCTTAAATGAGCTAAAACAAACTCCCAAACTGTGCGTCACTCAAACGTGAGTCGGTCAGCCTGCTCACTCGAGTTAACGCCTTCCCAAGCTGACAAAATCTTTATTGTCACATATTTTCATATGACACTGTGGACAAGTCAGCTGTCCTGGCACCTGAGGCATTGACAGTGAATCCTCCACAGGCTGAAACAAGCTACCCACAGTCTCCATCAGGGGTCCTGATCTGAGACTCGCAGGCACCGGAGGAGTCGGCTCAGCTCTGACCTCAGGACCCCTCAGGGTGGAGCCTCCATGCCCGGACGTCTAAACCCGCTTTCAGCTCCACCACTGCGCGGCTGTTAAACTCATAgctctgaaagctgctgcacTACATATAAAGTCATGTGTCTCGTGCATCAAGTAGATGAATTACAGTACTACACGCAGCCAGAGGAGCTGGAGTTTCTCTGAGTAAGTGAATGGCAAAAGGTATGATTACGTATCTGTCAATGGTGAATCTGTCTACTGTCAGCAGGTACTCAAAACACTGCctgtttttacactgttttaTATGTCCTAATGTCGCTTTCCTAAATGGTAAATATGATCATCCTGGCAGATGAAGAATGAAGGGATGAGACATCACTGTATCCTCACAACTGCACAGAGCACCAGGCACtaaagacactgtgtgtgttaagaaactgattttaaaaaaagccaCACGGTTGAAATAACCAATTAAATGGATTAGCTTAGAACACCATCACACCAGAGGCTGTCAGAGCCACTTACAAGCTGACTGAAACGTGAACAAAAGAGTAAAGTGACAGAAACGGTTTGATATTGTGTCAGCTGGTTTATATTCGACGGACTGGTATTTTCCAGAGAAATACATTAGAATTACATCTGTGCTTCAGCGAATACATTCATGTCACCATCTGGTAAATAAGAAGAAAATTCTCCCTATGAACTATAAACAGTGATTTTCTTATCCAGTGTAAACAGCTTAGTGAGTGTTTGGTTTTGACGATCCAGCtggattaaattaaaaaaaaaaccgaCAGCTCCTGAAATTTAATATGCGAAGctgacaataacaaacaaaGCCTGCGTTGCCAAACATGAAGGGCTGAGACGAACTGCGCTCACTTAATTGCTCTTGCGCTGCTTAATCGCTGACTAATGTTTGACTGATGCTAATTTGAAAATGGTTCTTTATACATGGTGTGATGTTTCTGAGCAGAGCCTTGTCTAAATATATATTCTACATATTTGAATGTATTTGTGATTTGTTTCATCTATTTACTTTCACTGCTGTGCCACACGCTTCAGTTCCATTACATGTGTTCTTTCCTGGTCTTGTTGATAAatattatgttttcttttcttccatccatatctattcttcttcttttgcagaAACTGAGTGCCTTGCTCAATGACACATAATCAGTATGCTTGCACTCATTCACGGCTTGCAAAGACTTGAAATAGGCTGCGGCAAAACATTATCACCACTCTGATTAGTCACTATTATTCTTTTGTACAAAaactcaacaacaacagtgaaacTCTGAATGTCAGTTCAggtgtgctgcagcactgccaTCAACTGCCTCAGGCACCTCTCCAGTGAACTCAGATCGGCTCCTAGCGGTCGGAGCTGGAACTGCAACAAGctgaggacaaaactgaaactcACTGAGAGTCACTGCTCTTCAAACCTGATATAAGACCCACTTGTCttgaaaaaatgctgtttgtttgtttgtttgttttaacaaaaTATCCTACTGAGGAGTAGTTATTCTGTCATATATTTACTGACACATAACAAACCTGTAAACTACACATCTAGCTGATTTGAGTCGCTCAGGGTAACATTTCACACATAAAGCAGCATCAGATGAAATAAGCTAGAACAATATATGAGTACTGAAAAAAGTGAAGATTTAAAATAAGTTTCAGATGTGCATTTAGGATGCACATCTGCACATGCACTGAATATCATAGGAATATTACAGTAGTTTGCAGTGTGCTTGCAGGAATCTCTGAGGTGGAAATGCTTGTGAGGGCTGATGGATGGACGCtgtgagaggaaacactggtCCATTAAAGGTCTGAGTGCAACGCGCTGAAGTCTGTCCAGAGTCCCGCAGCGGACAgcgtgtgtctctctctctctctctctctctctctctctctctctctctctctaagaCGATAAGCTCgtccctttttctcctctcaccgTGATTGGACGAGGGCACTTCTTAGGAATGGCATCAAACTATTTAAATAGCACTTTGTCCCCCTCGGCTTAAAAAGGAGATTTTTAGCGGCCGATACCAGCAGGGACAAGTTttcaatcaagaaaaaaaaagcaaaaacaaaaaaaacaaaaaaacacgcAAGATTTATATCATTTCGCGGTGGAACGTTTTTCTTATAAATAATTCGCCATAAATTCGTCCTTTGAGGATTATTTCTGGATTTCTACATATTTTTGCGGgattttattgtgttatttgGTCTGCTGTTGTCGTGAAGCAGGTGAGTGACAGATATTCTCAGGAATGTGAGCgtttctgcagctgcattgACGTAAATTATTGATTTGCGACCGCCTTTGATGTTTTTATAGTCTTCAACCTGTTGCACACTGACTTCGTTGATCTTAATGTTAGAAATGGTTCGACTGTTGCCTTTTGTCATGATTTGTCACAGGCTGCAGGTTGGTGTTTCACCATGAAGCTCACAGGGATATTTTTGCTATTGATGCTTTGGACCTGCGAGAGTGCGAGAGTCGCAGGTGAGTTTGGCTGAACTGAGTGGCTCAAGATGAACTTGCATAACTTTTCAGAATATTGGATCTCttttcagacaggaaacacattattatttattatgaGAGTCTGCTGTGGTTTTAAAAAGTTCGCAGTGtgttgaaagtgaaaacaacagaaatccaGTGCACTGCCAGACAAAGACTGACTGCTTATTATTATTCACCCGCAGAGAGTCGAGACGACAATAGCGTGTATGACTTGTTTGAGCTCGTCCAAGTCCCTAAGAAGAACCATGGGGTCACCCTGGTGAAAGGAGACGACCCGTACAGCCCCGCCTACAAGATCCTCAACCCGGACCTGATCCCCCCGGTCCCCGAGAGCGCCTTTAGGGACCTGATCGATTCAATCCACGCCGAGAGGGgattcctcctcctgctcaacTTCAAGCAGTTCAAGCGGACCAGGGGAAGCCTCCTGACCGTGGAGAAGCAGGACGGCTCCGGACCCGTGTTCGAGATCGTCTCCAACGGCAAGGCGAACACCTTGGACATCGTTTTCTCCACCGAGAACAAGCAGCAGCTCGTTTCCATTGAAGATGTGGATCTGGCGACGGGCCACTGGAAGAATATCACGCTGTTCGTGCAGGAGGACCGGGCGCAGCTGTACGCGGGATGCGAGGAGGTGAACACCGCCGAGCTGGATGCGCCCATCCAGAGCATCCTGACGCCGGAGACCCCAGCCAGCGCGCAGCTCAGGATTGGCAAAGGAGCCGCGAAGGACAGGTTCATGGTAAGAACACGGGTCATTAATGCGGGAGATTCAGTTTTAAGTGTCTCACCGAGGCAGTTCAGTCccgtctgtttttaatgttaatgagagttttgtttaaaatgcaaatacgTGCGTAAAATCGCACACGTTGCAGGGCTGAATGATTATCTTAATGCTTTTAGTGTGAAGCAGTCATGCACCGACTTATACCCTAAACTGAACTTTGATACTTGCAGGGAGTCCTACAAAACGTGCGGTTTGTGTTTGGAACAACACTGGATGCCATCCTCCGCAACAAAGGATGCCAAAGCTGTGAGTAATTGGGCATCTTGTGTGTTTACTCATCACTCATCTGCCTCATGCAGTTAATGCCAAGTCCTAGCAAATCCTTATCAAAGAAATGTGTATGTACTTAATATATACTTAATATGCTTGCTGATTTCTACATAAAACCCTCCCTGTGGAGCTGTTTACCACTTGTCACACAGGAATGCCAGTTTACAAATATCTCAGGGTACTGTGGTCTCAAACTATGTTCTCTGGGCTGTGCAGTATCATCTTATTGCTTTTCATAGTAATTTATAGCAGTGTGGGATGCGCAACATTTTCAGACCAATCTTCCTCCTCATTAACAAAGCAACCATAATGCTGAGTGTGCAGATATGTTTTTTGATTAATGGTACTGTCCTCCTTTCAGCCATGATGACTGACACCATGATCCTGGAGAACCTCAACGGCTCCTCAGCCATCAGAACAGAGTACACTGGACATAAGACTAAAGGTAAATACTACTGCATGTGACTCTGGCATGTTGTGGACTCCCTATTGTAGACTCCAGCCTAGAGACTTTCCAGACAGCCTAAGAATGAGAAcgatgttgtttttttacctaAATGACCAGTTAATGACCTTTCTCCCTATGCTTTTATCCTGGTGAAGACCTGCAGATGGTCTGTGGCTTCTCCTGTGAGGACCTGGTCAGCATGTTTAAGGAGCTGAAGGGCCTTGGTGTAGTGGTCAAGGAGCTGTCCAATGAACTCCGTCAGCTGGTAAGGAGGAAACCAAACAGACCGTCTGGTGGTGGAGTGCAGGAgtgtcttcctgtctgcctgcctgtctgcctttgtgtgtgtgtgtgtttgtgtgttgtctggTCGCTGGATTACCGTCCCCACCTGTGTACAGTTGTCCAGTAAAATAACATTAGACACGAAGAGAGGAAGTGGCAACTCTAACATATTAGTCAACTTTGCACTGTAAAAGCATGTTTATTGTTAATCAGATGGGGTGAAGAATACATTGAGTCTATTAGACCTCAGcagatttcactgttttctcaatataaacaacaaaaaacttctatcatttacaattttttttactgAATGTAGTGTTAGTTTAAACATCTCCATTGTAAATTCTAATATAGACCACAAGAAATGTGGGTTTTGGCAAGGTACCAACTAATTGGGATCCAAATAATCAACAAACaatatctgtgttttgtctgcttctCCTACACCTCCCTCTCAGACGGATGAGAACAAGCTGATTAAGAACCGCATTGGCATTCACAGTGGCGTCTGCATCCACAACGGCATTGTGCACAAGAACAGAGACGAGTGGACCGTCGATGACTGCACCGAGTGCACTTGTCAGGTGAGACCTCAGCTTGTGTCTTAAACGCACGTGTGAGGAGATGCACCATGATGGGACTTGTtggtgcatgcacacactcatatgtAAAGACAACTGACActgaggcacaaacacacacacacttaacaccACCCAACTAATCTGCTCAGTAATTGGTAGTGTGAAGGTCTGGCAGAGGGCCAACAGCCTTTACTGTTGTAATGAGAGGTCTGCTGTCAGAAGTTCAACTTGAGTGTGGCCTACAGGGACTTGACCAGACTTTAAGTGATGCATTGCCCGTAATTAAGAACAAGACCTTTGCTCTGACAAGTGGAAAGAAGAAATGGGTTTAGGTGCAAAATACTTGGCAGGGAAGATTCCTGCATTTCACAGATAGGCTTTATTTCCTGATTTCCTCTTCTATGGATACACTAGTTGTCCCTATTTCCCCTTTTCCAGATCCAGGAGGGAGAACATTAAGATGCATAGTTAGAGGCAGTTGTTATCCCTGAGTCATTCACAGTGCACCACACAGTTTGTGCTGGCAGGCTGGCTTTTCTTGTTTGGGGCTCAGTGCCCAGTCCGGCTTCACACTGAAACCGACTTCCATTATTAGGACGCTGGCCTCATTCCCACCTCCCCTGACCCAGTGGGCAGGTGGTTGTCTGCGGGGGTCTGCGTTCTCAGCCAGAATTCTGCTTTTTAGCTTTCCTGGTGAGGTAAATCTGTGCAAACCCAGATGCTGAGCAGAGAATTTAATGAGTTGGTTGCATGGATATTTACTTAGATATATAATTACCCTGAAACACGCACTCATTTAAATTTGTTAGAGACACTGTTCTGCAGTGTCTCAATTCCATTTGGAAATGGAGACTTAACCCAGCACCTGGACATAATTtggaataaaacagcagcaacatttgGGTGATAGTCACATATTTAAGCATATGTTTAAGCATACATTTGATCTCTGTGCTTTTGCAGGACTCTGCTACTGTGTGCCGAAAGATCTCCTGCCCACTGATCCCCTGTGCTAATGCCACTGTGCCTGATGGGGAGTGCTGCCCACGCTGTGGAACACGTGAGCATTTATGTTTCTTAAGTCCACCTCATTGTTAGCATCACATATAGGAAAGTAAACAGTAATTACAGTTAATGTAAACCTGCACCATAGGCTACTGTATAAATGTCCTGTGTAAGGTAGAATGTATATGTTTCAATGAACAGACACAGCATTCAAACACCGCTAAATTCACTGAAAGAGCCATTTCTATGTTATTTGCCACATAAAACAAAAAGCCACAAGTATTTGCCTAGATGTAAAAGTTTCTATTCAAGAGAAAGCACGTTAATTTTAGCGATGACTTAACTGCAATAATATCCGAGGAAATGAAAGGGTGACTATATGTTTGGAACATTGGTGCTTTGTGCTCCAAAACATCTTTGAATCTTCAAGTAGAAATGGCTGCAATTTGCCAAATTGGTTAAAGCGGAGTGTAAAATTGGTCGGCTGTTTAGTGAAGCCATCATCGACATGAGGAGAAGTGACATGTTCTTCATACCTATGCAGACTTGGCTGCAACGCTTCCCTAAAACCTAAATAAACAGTGGGAGCCACATTCATTCAGACCCCAGCCACTTGTTGAAGTCATTACACACCCAGGGCCATGTTTGCAAAATCTGTTTCCTCTTCAGGAAAACATAAGCCAGTGGGGCATCCCTATGCATCCCGAGGACAGTGGCCCTTTCTATTTCTACAGCTTCTCTCAGTGTGTTAGTCTCTGCCCTCCCTCTCAACAGACGGCCTTCTCTCTGTCTAGGTCCCAGCTAAATCCACACTATTAGCCCTGAGCTTTAAGAGCTTTCCCTCCTCATTTAGGCTAGGGGGTGTTTGTGAGGGGGTGCTGCCTCACTGGAATAGCTCTTTTATTGtctccctcttcccctctctctcatattctctccgtctccctcctgCTCAGCGAGCGACTATGCAGAGGACGGCTGGTCGCCATGGTCTGAATGGACCCATTGTTCTGTGTCATGTGGGCGGGGCATCCAGCAGCGTGGACGCTCTTGCGACCGTATCAATAACAACTGTGAGGGCACCTCTGTGCAGACTCGGGACTGCTACCTCCAGGAGTGTGACAAGCGCTGTGAGTTAACACAATATACTCTCACCCATCAGCCAAACACAAACGATTAAGTGGACATTGCCGAGCAGCCGGCTTGATTATATGCAGTTATCCTAGCCTGTCATCATCTGTGTGCCGTAATGTATGATGGAGTGCCACAATAGTCTAACGCTTTGCTGCGTGAtaactgacctctgacctttctttGTGGCCTCCAGTCAAGCAGGACGGCAGCTGGAGCCATTGGTCACCCTGGTCATCCTGCTCCGTCACCTGTGGTGCTGGTGTCATCACCCGTATCCGCCTGTGCAACTCCCCCACCCCTCAGCTTGGAGGCAAGGACTGTGAGGGAGAGGGCCGGCAAACTGAGAAGTGTCAGAAGTCTCCATGCCCGAGTAAGTCCTACCATCTGATATTCGCTGCCTGGTTGCATTTGTGTTCTGTACATAGCAAAGATAGAAATTCATCTCGTTTACCTCTCCCTCCCTTAGTCAATGGCAACTGGGGACCCTGGTCACCATGGGACACCTGCACTCTCACCTGTGGAGGTGGTGTTCAGACTCGTAAACGCATGTGCAATGACCCTGCACCAAAACACGGTGGCAAAGAGTGTGTTGGTGATGCCAAAGACACCCAGATATGCAACAAGAAAGCCTGCCCAATTGGTGAGGAATTTTAATCACTTACAGTGCTTCTGCAATTGAGTTCCATGCATCTGCATATGCTGAACATGACATTGTACTGTTCTTCCATTTACTATattactgttgtgtttttggcatctttttttattgtaagTTTTAATGATTTAGTTATGTTTTTATACATCGAGCTCTCCCGTTACAATGAGATCATTACTGGAATGGGATGTACATGATTAAAAGAAGGTTACATGTGAATGATACCTTTGATCTTGCAGTTGATGTTCTGATAATGAGCCAacattgttgttttcagacGGATGCCTGTCTAACCCCTGCTTTGCTGGAGCTAAGTGCACCAGTTTCCCTGATGGTTCCTGGAAGTGTGGAAAGTGCCCAGCTGGCTACACTGGCAATGGAATCAAATGTAAAGATGTTGATGAGGTAAAAATCCCTTTGACCATGTACAATGATTTTGTCAGTACAAACATGATTTGAAGCCTTTTGAAACATCTACCAAGTCTTCAGCTTAACAATCTCAGTGGTTGTTCTTTTCATCCTAAAAACAGTGCAAGGAGGTGCCAGATGCTTGCTTTGAGTTTAATGGTGTGCACCGCTGTGAGAACACAGATCCTGGCTACAACTGTCTGCCCTGCCCTCCTCGCTACTCAGGACCCCAGCCATTTGGCAGAGGTGTGGAGCAGGCCGCTGCTAAGAAACAGGCAAGTACAATCTTGTCTTTGTGTCAAGCACCCGATTAGagaacagcaaaaaacaaatgcTCTGACAAAAAGTGAAATGAGTCGATGAAAGCTATGATAAATAAAAACCGCTAACAGTGTGAGGTGATGTAAAGTAGAAGTACACATGTGTCCAGGGCAAGACCATGTACATATATTGTGATGAAT
This window encodes:
- the thbs1b gene encoding thrombospondin-1 isoform X2; the protein is MKLTGIFLLLMLWTCESARVAESRDDNSVYDLFELVQVPKKNHGVTLVKGDDPYSPAYKILNPDLIPPVPESAFRDLIDSIHAERGFLLLLNFKQFKRTRGSLLTVEKQDGSGPVFEIVSNGKANTLDIVFSTENKQQLVSIEDVDLATGHWKNITLFVQEDRAQLYAGCEEVNTAELDAPIQSILTPETPASAQLRIGKGAAKDRFMGVLQNVRFVFGTTLDAILRNKGCQSSMMTDTMILENLNGSSAIRTEYTGHKTKDLQMVCGFSCEDLVSMFKELKGLGVVVKELSNELRQLTDENKLIKNRIGIHSGVCIHNGIVHKNRDEWTVDDCTECTCQDSATVCRKISCPLIPCANATVPDGECCPRCGTPSDYAEDGWSPWSEWTHCSVSCGRGIQQRGRSCDRINNNCEGTSVQTRDCYLQECDKRFKQDGSWSHWSPWSSCSVTCGAGVITRIRLCNSPTPQLGGKDCEGEGRQTEKCQKSPCPINGNWGPWSPWDTCTLTCGGGVQTRKRMCNDPAPKHGGKECVGDAKDTQICNKKACPIDGCLSNPCFAGAKCTSFPDGSWKCGKCPAGYTGNGIKCKDVDECKEVPDACFEFNGVHRCENTDPGYNCLPCPPRYSGPQPFGRGVEQAAAKKQVCTPRNPCLDGSHDCNKNARCNYLGHFADPMYRCECKPGYAGNGHICGEDTDLDGWPNADLVCVENATYHCKKDNCPNLPNSGQEDYDKDGIGDACDNDDDNDGIPDDRDNCPFVYNPRQYDYDRDDVGDRCDNCPYNSNPDQTDTDNNGEGDACAVDIDGDGILNEKDNCPYVYNVDQRDTDLDGVGDMCDNCPLEHNPDQVDSDDDRVGDKCDSNQDIDEDGHQNNLDNCPYIPNANQADHDKDGKGDACDHDDDNDGIPDDKDNCRLAFNPDQLDSDGDGRGDACKDDFDQDNVPDIYDVCPENFDISETDFRKFQMVPLDPKGTSQIDPNWVVRHQGKELVQTVNCDPGIAVGYHEFNSVDFSGTFFINTERDDDYAGFVFGYQSSSRFYVVMWKQITQTYWSNKPTKAQGYSGLSIKVVNSTTGPGEHLRNALWHTGNTPGQVRTLWHDPKNVGWKDFTAYRWHLIHRPRTGLIRVVMYEGKKIMADSGSIYDKTYAGGRLGLFVFSQEMVYFSDLKYECRDA
- the thbs1b gene encoding thrombospondin-1 isoform X1, whose translation is MKLTGIFLLLMLWTCESARVAESRDDNSVYDLFELVQVPKKNHGVTLVKGDDPYSPAYKILNPDLIPPVPESAFRDLIDSIHAERGFLLLLNFKQFKRTRGSLLTVEKQDGSGPVFEIVSNGKANTLDIVFSTENKQQLVSIEDVDLATGHWKNITLFVQEDRAQLYAGCEEVNTAELDAPIQSILTPETPASAQLRIGKGAAKDRFMGVLQNVRFVFGTTLDAILRNKGCQSSMMTDTMILENLNGSSAIRTEYTGHKTKDLQMVCGFSCEDLVSMFKELKGLGVVVKELSNELRQLTDENKLIKNRIGIHSGVCIHNGIVHKNRDEWTVDDCTECTCQDSATVCRKISCPLIPCANATVPDGECCPRCGTPSDYAEDGWSPWSEWTHCSVSCGRGIQQRGRSCDRINNNCEGTSVQTRDCYLQECDKRFKQDGSWSHWSPWSSCSVTCGAGVITRIRLCNSPTPQLGGKDCEGEGRQTEKCQKSPCPINGNWGPWSPWDTCTLTCGGGVQTRKRMCNDPAPKHGGKECVGDAKDTQICNKKACPIDGCLSNPCFAGAKCTSFPDGSWKCGKCPAGYTGNGIKCKDVDECKEVPDACFEFNGVHRCENTDPGYNCLPCPPRYSGPQPFGRGVEQAAAKKQVCTPRNPCLDGSHDCNKNARCNYLGHFADPMYRCECKPGYAGNGHICGEDTDLDGWPNADLVCVENATYHCKKDNCPNLPNSGQEDYDKDGIGDACDNDDDNDGIPDDRDNCPFVYNPRQYDYDRDDVGDRCDNCPYNSNPDQTDTDNNGEGDACAVDIDGDGILNEKDNCPYVYNVDQRDTDLDGVGDMCDNCPLEHNPDQVDSDDDRVGDKCDSNQDIDEDGHQNNLDNCPYIPNANQADHDKDGKGDACDHDDDNDGIPDDKDNCRLAFNPDQLDSDGDGRGDACKDDFDQDNVPDIYDVCPENFDISETDFRKFQMVPLDPKGTSQIDPNWVVRHQGKELVQTVNCDPGIAVGYHEFNSVDFSGTFFINTERDDDYAGFVFGYQSSSRFYVVMWKQITQTYWSNKPTKAQGYSGLSIKVVNSTTGPGEHLRNALWHTGNTPGQVRTLWHDPKNVGWKDFTAYRWHLIHRPRTGLIRVVMYEGKKIMADSGSIYDKTYAGGRLGLFVFSQEMVYFSDLKYECRGKDL